The following proteins are encoded in a genomic region of Takifugu rubripes chromosome 9, fTakRub1.2, whole genome shotgun sequence:
- the LOC101065667 gene encoding proton myo-inositol cotransporter isoform X1: MSCSPDEFSLKQMGNLLGIRRPKDGEQNLIQPPPEESAGQAPVTPSFVYVLAFFSALGGFLFGYDTGVVSGAMLPLKKEMNLNKLWQELLVSSTVGAAAVSSLGGGFLNGWLGRRICILIASFIFSIGGVILGLAPNKEVLLVGRVTVGLGIGIASMTVPVYIAEVSPPHQRGQLVTINSLFITGGQFIASLIDGAFSYLAHDSWRYMLALSAVPAVLQFIGFIFLPESPRWLLQSGRTHEAHDVLRRIRGGRSVDVEYESIKTSIEDEEREAGGDAPVILRILRHGPTRRALIVGCGLQMFQQLSGINTVMYYSATILQMAGIRDDKRAIWLTAATSGCNFVFTLLGVWLVDRLGRRKLTLGSLCGTGLGLALLALGFLLSAQNAPSISLHPLDPQNSTCSLYETCQPCMLDPLCGFCYRDNGTAVYDSSCVPANQTYTSLASWGRCSNQSEAADGLFWAYNYCPTSYSWLVLLGLLLYLAFFAPGMGTMPWTVNSEIYPLWARSTGNACSSGVNWIFNVLVSLTFLHVAEFLTYQGAFFMYAGLVVLGLFFILGCLPETQGLQLEDIESLFSGPLCSCGASSRNDRRNVQYIRRGSDSGPERYGALDSGGSVAYITLK, from the exons ATGTCCTGCAGCCCTGATGAATTCAGCCTGAAGCAGATGGGGAACCTTCTGGGCATCCGGAGACCCAAAGATGGGGAGCAGAACCTCATCCAGCCTCCACCTGAGGAGTCTGCTGGGCAGGCTCCCGTCACTCCCAGCTTTGTTTACGTGCTGGCCTTCTTCTCTGCCCTGGGAGGGTTCCTTTTTGGGTATGACACCGGGGTGGTGTCCGGAGCGATGCTGCCCCTGAAGAAGGAGATGAACTTGAACAAGCTTTGGCAGGAGCTCCTGGTGTCCAGCACCGTTGGGGCTGCGGCCGTCTCGTCCCTGGGCGGGGGCTTCCTGAACGGCTGGCTGGGCCGCCGGATCTGCATCCTTATCGCCAGCTTCATCTTCAGCATCGGTGGCGTCATCCTGGGTTTGGCCCCCAACAAGGAGGTGCTCCTGGTGGGCCGGGTCACCGTGGGTTTGGGGATCG GCATCGCCTCCATGACAGTTCCAGTTTACATTGCTgaagtgtcccccccccaccagagagGGCAGCTCGTCACCATCAACTCCCTCTTCATCACTGGTGGCCAGTTCATCGCCAGTTTGATCGACGGGGCCTTTAGCTATCTGGCCCACGACAGCTGGAG GTACATGCTGGCCTTGTCTGCTGTCCCGGCGGTGCTGCAGTTCATCGGGTTCATCTTCCTGCCAGAGAGCCCACGCTGGCTCCTACAAAGTGGTCGGACTCACGAGGCACACGATGTTCTGAGGCGGATCAGAGGAGGTCGGAGCGTCGATGTGGAATACGAAAGCATCAAGACGAGCATCGAGGACGAGGAGAGGGAGGCTGGCGGAG ACGCTCCGGTTATCCTGCGGATCCTTCGCCACGGTCCGACTCGCCGGGCGCTGATCGTGGGCTGCGGCCTGcagatgttccagcagctgagCGGGATAAACACAGTCAT GTACTACAGCGCCACCATTCTGCAGATGGCGGGAATCCGGGACGATAAACGGGCCATCTGGCTGACCGCCGCCACCTCCGGCTGCAACTTTGTGTTTACCTTGTTAGGGGTGTGGCTGGTGGACAGACTGGGCCGCAGGAAGCTGACCCTCGGCAGCCTGTGTG GCACCGGGCTGGGCCTGGCTTTGTTGGCGCTGGGGTTCCTGCTGTCTGCCCAGAACGCTCCATCCATCAGCCTCCACCCTCTGGACCCTCAGAACTCCACCTGCAGTCTGTATGA GACCTGTCAGCCGTGCATGTTGGATCCGCTCTGTGGTTTCTGTTATCGTGACAACGGCACCGCGGTTTACGACTCCTCCTGTGTTCCCGCCAATCAAACGTACACCAGTCTGGCGTCCTGGGGAAG ATGTTCCAACCAGTCGGAGGCTGCGGACGGTCTGTTCTGGGCCTACAACTACTGCCCCACGTCCTACTCctggctggtgctgctgggcctCCTCCTCTATCTGGCCTTCTTTGCTCCAG GGATGGGCACCATGCCCTGGACCGTGAACTCGGAGATCTACCCGCTGTGGGCCCGCAGCACCGGTAATGCCTGCTCATCCGGGGTCAACTGGATCTTCAACGTCCTGGTGTCTCTGACCTTCCTTCACGTTGCGGAGTTTCTCACCTACCAGG GGGCGTTCTTCATGTACGCTGGCCTGGTGGTGCTGGgcctcttcttcatcctggGCTGCCTCCCGGAGACCCAGggcctgcagctggaggacatcGAGAGCCTGTTCTCCGGTCCGCTCTGCTCCTGCGGAGCCTCCTCCCGCAACGACCGCCGGAACGTGCAGTACATCCGG CGCGGTTCTGACTCCGGGCCTGAGCGTTACGGAGCGCTGGACTCTGGCGGTTCTGTAGCGTACATCACC CTCAAATAA
- the LOC101065667 gene encoding proton myo-inositol cotransporter isoform X2: protein MGNLLGIRRPKDGEQNLIQPPPEESAGQAPVTPSFVYVLAFFSALGGFLFGYDTGVVSGAMLPLKKEMNLNKLWQELLVSSTVGAAAVSSLGGGFLNGWLGRRICILIASFIFSIGGVILGLAPNKEVLLVGRVTVGLGIGIASMTVPVYIAEVSPPHQRGQLVTINSLFITGGQFIASLIDGAFSYLAHDSWRYMLALSAVPAVLQFIGFIFLPESPRWLLQSGRTHEAHDVLRRIRGGRSVDVEYESIKTSIEDEEREAGGDAPVILRILRHGPTRRALIVGCGLQMFQQLSGINTVMYYSATILQMAGIRDDKRAIWLTAATSGCNFVFTLLGVWLVDRLGRRKLTLGSLCGTGLGLALLALGFLLSAQNAPSISLHPLDPQNSTCSLYETCQPCMLDPLCGFCYRDNGTAVYDSSCVPANQTYTSLASWGRCSNQSEAADGLFWAYNYCPTSYSWLVLLGLLLYLAFFAPGMGTMPWTVNSEIYPLWARSTGNACSSGVNWIFNVLVSLTFLHVAEFLTYQGAFFMYAGLVVLGLFFILGCLPETQGLQLEDIESLFSGPLCSCGASSRNDRRNVQYIRRGSDSGPERYGALDSGGSVAYITLK, encoded by the exons ATGGGGAACCTTCTGGGCATCCGGAGACCCAAAGATGGGGAGCAGAACCTCATCCAGCCTCCACCTGAGGAGTCTGCTGGGCAGGCTCCCGTCACTCCCAGCTTTGTTTACGTGCTGGCCTTCTTCTCTGCCCTGGGAGGGTTCCTTTTTGGGTATGACACCGGGGTGGTGTCCGGAGCGATGCTGCCCCTGAAGAAGGAGATGAACTTGAACAAGCTTTGGCAGGAGCTCCTGGTGTCCAGCACCGTTGGGGCTGCGGCCGTCTCGTCCCTGGGCGGGGGCTTCCTGAACGGCTGGCTGGGCCGCCGGATCTGCATCCTTATCGCCAGCTTCATCTTCAGCATCGGTGGCGTCATCCTGGGTTTGGCCCCCAACAAGGAGGTGCTCCTGGTGGGCCGGGTCACCGTGGGTTTGGGGATCG GCATCGCCTCCATGACAGTTCCAGTTTACATTGCTgaagtgtcccccccccaccagagagGGCAGCTCGTCACCATCAACTCCCTCTTCATCACTGGTGGCCAGTTCATCGCCAGTTTGATCGACGGGGCCTTTAGCTATCTGGCCCACGACAGCTGGAG GTACATGCTGGCCTTGTCTGCTGTCCCGGCGGTGCTGCAGTTCATCGGGTTCATCTTCCTGCCAGAGAGCCCACGCTGGCTCCTACAAAGTGGTCGGACTCACGAGGCACACGATGTTCTGAGGCGGATCAGAGGAGGTCGGAGCGTCGATGTGGAATACGAAAGCATCAAGACGAGCATCGAGGACGAGGAGAGGGAGGCTGGCGGAG ACGCTCCGGTTATCCTGCGGATCCTTCGCCACGGTCCGACTCGCCGGGCGCTGATCGTGGGCTGCGGCCTGcagatgttccagcagctgagCGGGATAAACACAGTCAT GTACTACAGCGCCACCATTCTGCAGATGGCGGGAATCCGGGACGATAAACGGGCCATCTGGCTGACCGCCGCCACCTCCGGCTGCAACTTTGTGTTTACCTTGTTAGGGGTGTGGCTGGTGGACAGACTGGGCCGCAGGAAGCTGACCCTCGGCAGCCTGTGTG GCACCGGGCTGGGCCTGGCTTTGTTGGCGCTGGGGTTCCTGCTGTCTGCCCAGAACGCTCCATCCATCAGCCTCCACCCTCTGGACCCTCAGAACTCCACCTGCAGTCTGTATGA GACCTGTCAGCCGTGCATGTTGGATCCGCTCTGTGGTTTCTGTTATCGTGACAACGGCACCGCGGTTTACGACTCCTCCTGTGTTCCCGCCAATCAAACGTACACCAGTCTGGCGTCCTGGGGAAG ATGTTCCAACCAGTCGGAGGCTGCGGACGGTCTGTTCTGGGCCTACAACTACTGCCCCACGTCCTACTCctggctggtgctgctgggcctCCTCCTCTATCTGGCCTTCTTTGCTCCAG GGATGGGCACCATGCCCTGGACCGTGAACTCGGAGATCTACCCGCTGTGGGCCCGCAGCACCGGTAATGCCTGCTCATCCGGGGTCAACTGGATCTTCAACGTCCTGGTGTCTCTGACCTTCCTTCACGTTGCGGAGTTTCTCACCTACCAGG GGGCGTTCTTCATGTACGCTGGCCTGGTGGTGCTGGgcctcttcttcatcctggGCTGCCTCCCGGAGACCCAGggcctgcagctggaggacatcGAGAGCCTGTTCTCCGGTCCGCTCTGCTCCTGCGGAGCCTCCTCCCGCAACGACCGCCGGAACGTGCAGTACATCCGG CGCGGTTCTGACTCCGGGCCTGAGCGTTACGGAGCGCTGGACTCTGGCGGTTCTGTAGCGTACATCACC CTCAAATAA